From Butyricimonas paravirosa, one genomic window encodes:
- the hemW gene encoding radical SAM family heme chaperone HemW, with the protein MGIYVHVPFCRSKCFYCGFYSVASLTLKEAYLGAIEQEIVLRRGYLPQQKMNTLYFGGGTPSYLERGELERIIRKLEENYSFAPGMERTIELNPEDLVPEKLQGIKDLGFNRLSIGVQSFSDEQLKRINRTHSARQAMDGIALAAGMGFDNISMDLIIGLPGQTEEELLGDVEKASCLPIVHLSVYILSIDSNTVFEHMVKRGEFRLEDEEVMAGRYQRVCERLKELGFEHYEISNFARNGKYSRHNTSYWQQKPYIGFGPSAHSYDLHSRQWNTANLKTYIDHLNEGTLSFEKEELKPVDLYNEYVMTSLRTMWGMEKQKLEGNYTVFWEQVQEQVRKYERSGDLVEEGGRWKISETGWVISDAILSDLFVV; encoded by the coding sequence ATGGGAATATACGTGCATGTACCTTTTTGCCGGAGTAAATGTTTTTATTGCGGGTTTTATTCGGTGGCTTCATTGACCTTGAAGGAGGCATATCTGGGGGCTATCGAACAGGAGATCGTTTTAAGGAGGGGGTATTTGCCACAGCAGAAAATGAATACTTTGTATTTCGGGGGAGGTACTCCTTCTTACTTGGAACGTGGGGAACTGGAACGAATTATTCGGAAGTTGGAGGAGAATTATTCGTTCGCCCCCGGGATGGAGCGAACCATCGAGTTGAATCCCGAAGATCTGGTGCCGGAAAAATTGCAGGGAATAAAGGATTTGGGGTTTAACCGGTTAAGTATCGGGGTGCAATCTTTTTCGGATGAACAATTGAAACGAATCAATCGGACGCATTCGGCCCGTCAGGCGATGGATGGAATCGCGCTTGCTGCTGGCATGGGATTTGATAATATAAGCATGGATCTAATTATTGGTTTGCCGGGGCAGACGGAGGAGGAGTTGTTGGGAGATGTGGAGAAGGCAAGTTGTTTACCAATAGTTCATTTATCCGTGTATATATTAAGTATTGATTCAAATACGGTATTTGAACACATGGTGAAACGAGGTGAGTTCCGGTTGGAGGATGAAGAGGTGATGGCCGGGCGTTATCAGCGGGTGTGTGAACGGTTGAAAGAGTTGGGCTTTGAACATTATGAAATTTCCAATTTTGCCCGGAACGGGAAGTACTCCCGGCACAACACGTCTTACTGGCAACAGAAACCATACATCGGTTTCGGTCCCTCGGCTCATTCTTATGACCTGCATTCCAGACAATGGAACACGGCGAATTTGAAAACTTATATAGATCATTTAAATGAAGGAACGCTTTCATTTGAGAAAGAGGAATTAAAACCTGTTGATTTGTATAATGAATACGTGATGACGAGTTTGCGGACAATGTGGGGCATGGAGAAACAAAAATTGGAGGGAAATTACACCGTGTTTTGGGAACAGGTGCAGGAACAAGTCCGGAAATACGAGCGTTCCGGGGATTTGGTGGAGGAAGGTGGAAGGTGGAAAATCAGCGAGACCGGGTGGGTAATTTCAGACGCGATTTTGAGTGATTTATTCGTGGTCTAG
- a CDS encoding PAP2 family protein: MKVLAFAVSMLFHPLLLPLYVLFITFNTGTVFTYIPAYTQNMSYLLTLLGVTLIPLLCLPLLKWLGLIEGYRLVQKQDRVFPVLVTIVGAFIVFYFSRNLPYSNIVRQFYLIMVIMLSGFMIVTIRWKISMHMTAIGALCGFVFILGMKYLGDVINLLPLLILVSGLVASARLYLKQHTPAQVYVGYIYGAVAVVAIMY, encoded by the coding sequence ATGAAAGTACTTGCTTTTGCAGTATCCATGCTGTTTCATCCTTTGTTGTTGCCTTTGTACGTGTTGTTTATCACATTTAATACAGGAACCGTTTTTACTTATATTCCGGCATACACGCAGAATATGTCTTATTTGTTGACCCTGCTGGGGGTGACGTTAATTCCATTGCTTTGCTTGCCGTTGTTGAAGTGGTTGGGTTTGATTGAGGGGTACCGTCTGGTGCAGAAACAAGATCGGGTGTTCCCGGTGCTGGTGACGATCGTGGGGGCTTTTATCGTGTTTTATTTTTCCCGTAATTTGCCGTATTCTAATATCGTGAGACAGTTTTACCTGATTATGGTAATCATGCTCTCCGGCTTTATGATCGTGACGATTCGCTGGAAGATCAGTATGCACATGACAGCTATCGGGGCTTTGTGTGGCTTTGTTTTTATTCTGGGAATGAAGTACTTGGGTGATGTGATTAACTTGTTGCCTTTGCTGATTCTGGTTTCCGGCCTTGTTGCCTCTGCCCGCTTGTATCTAAAACAACATACCCCTGCCCAAGTGTATGTCGGGTATATTTATGGTGCCGTAGCCGTGGTGGCTATCATGTATTAA
- a CDS encoding peptidylprolyl isomerase, protein MNKFIGVLLILVLAASCKNETEPIVKITTEYGDIKIRLYDKTPKHRDNFLKLVDEKFYDGLLFHRVINHFMIQGGDPTSKNAGPDVMLGEGDVDYRIDAEFVPEYFHKKGVLAAAREGDDTNPERKSSGAQFYIVQGKVYSPEQLGATVKSINERRKMALYGRLKNQYKDEFTRLQEANDLEALDELSEKLTRECDSLFVNEEFVLTEAQKQAYTTVGGTPHLDGQYTVYGEVIEGLDVLDKIAAVKTNSFDRPEKDVVIEKIRR, encoded by the coding sequence ATGAATAAATTTATCGGAGTATTGTTGATTTTGGTTCTTGCCGCTTCGTGTAAGAATGAAACAGAACCTATCGTGAAAATTACCACGGAGTACGGGGATATAAAGATTCGTTTATATGATAAAACACCCAAGCATCGGGATAATTTTTTGAAGTTGGTGGATGAAAAGTTTTATGATGGATTGTTGTTTCACCGGGTGATTAATCATTTTATGATACAGGGCGGTGACCCGACGTCGAAGAATGCAGGGCCGGACGTGATGTTGGGCGAGGGAGACGTGGATTATCGGATCGATGCGGAGTTCGTGCCGGAGTATTTCCACAAGAAAGGAGTGCTTGCGGCTGCCCGAGAAGGGGATGATACCAATCCGGAACGTAAGTCTAGCGGGGCGCAGTTTTATATTGTTCAAGGAAAGGTGTATTCTCCGGAACAGTTGGGGGCTACCGTGAAGAGTATCAATGAAAGGCGTAAGATGGCGTTATATGGGCGATTGAAGAATCAATATAAGGATGAATTTACTCGTTTGCAGGAGGCGAATGATTTGGAGGCTTTGGATGAGTTATCGGAAAAATTGACCCGGGAGTGTGATAGTTTGTTCGTGAATGAAGAGTTCGTGTTGACGGAGGCGCAAAAACAGGCTTATACCACGGTTGGCGGGACGCCCCATTTGGATGGGCAGTACACCGTATATGGGGAGGTGATTGAAGGGCTGGACGTGCTGGATAAGATTGCCGCAGTTAAAACAAATTCTTTCGATAGGCCGGAGAAAGATGTTGTGATTGAAAAGATTAGAAGGTAA
- a CDS encoding SPOR domain-containing protein → MKLVLFLSFVLILPFIGCQRDKMNSKNLTTVNVKRNLPVSLSGNTVSLDTIRQKNSQDNNNTTIASNVKISPSRQETGKQQGTEQNIKKTNTRSYHIIVASHPRENLAEKDVTQLKAKGFQNAQIITKDQRYRVSIANYTDKQEATKQRDLLATQLGQSDIWIMLY, encoded by the coding sequence ATGAAACTCGTATTGTTCCTGTCATTCGTCCTGATATTGCCATTTATCGGCTGTCAACGGGATAAAATGAATTCCAAGAACCTGACTACCGTCAACGTGAAAAGAAACCTTCCGGTCTCTCTTTCGGGAAACACCGTCTCCCTTGATACCATCAGGCAAAAAAACTCGCAAGATAACAATAACACAACGATTGCATCAAACGTGAAGATTTCCCCATCCCGGCAGGAAACAGGAAAGCAACAAGGAACAGAACAAAACATCAAGAAAACAAATACAAGAAGTTATCATATCATCGTGGCCAGCCATCCCCGGGAAAATCTAGCAGAAAAAGACGTGACACAACTAAAAGCCAAAGGCTTCCAGAACGCACAAATCATTACCAAAGACCAGCGTTATCGTGTCAGTATCGCAAATTACACGGATAAACAAGAAGCCACGAAACAAAGGGATCTACTCGCTACCCAACTGGGACAAAGCGATATATGGATCATGCTTTATTAA
- the asnS gene encoding asparagine--tRNA ligase: MKTSRMSVKELLQSGDCGKEVEVKGWVRTKRGNKQVNFIALNDGSTINNIQVVVDMEKVAEEVMKKVTTGAAIHVKGLLVESAGSGQAREIQANEVIVMGEADPEKFPIQPKKHSLEFLREVAHLRFRTNIFGAVFRIRHAMAFAIHQYFNDHGFYYLHTPLITASDCEGAGEMFRVTTLDPKNPPLLEDGSVDFRQDFFGKSTNLTVSGQLEGELGAMSLGKIYTFGPTFRAENSNTTRHLSEFWMIEPEVAFNDLEDNMDLAEDFLKYLIRYALEHCMDDLLFLSKRLQEEEKDKKAEERSMELIEKLQFVLNHEFERVTYTEAIEILKNSKQNKNGKFQYPVTGWGVDLQSEHERYLVEKHFKKPVILTGYPKEIKAFYMKQNPDGKTVAAMDVLFPQIGEIIGGSQREEDYNKLVTRMQEVGIPVSAMSWYLDTRRFGSAEHSGFGLGFERLLLFVTGMGNIRDVIPFPRTPKNAEF, encoded by the coding sequence ATGAAAACGAGTAGAATGTCAGTCAAAGAACTGTTGCAATCAGGAGATTGCGGTAAAGAGGTTGAGGTTAAAGGTTGGGTAAGAACCAAACGCGGTAATAAACAGGTGAATTTTATCGCGTTGAATGACGGCTCTACGATCAATAATATACAGGTGGTGGTTGATATGGAGAAGGTGGCCGAGGAGGTGATGAAGAAAGTAACGACCGGGGCGGCTATTCACGTGAAAGGTTTGCTCGTGGAGAGTGCCGGGAGCGGACAGGCTCGCGAGATTCAAGCGAACGAGGTGATCGTGATGGGAGAGGCTGATCCGGAAAAGTTCCCGATTCAACCGAAGAAGCATAGCTTGGAATTTTTGCGTGAGGTGGCTCATTTGAGATTCCGCACGAATATTTTCGGGGCTGTTTTCCGTATTCGTCACGCGATGGCTTTTGCCATTCATCAATATTTTAACGATCATGGTTTCTATTATTTGCATACCCCGTTGATCACGGCCTCGGATTGCGAGGGGGCGGGAGAGATGTTCCGGGTGACGACGCTTGACCCGAAGAATCCACCCTTGTTGGAGGACGGAAGTGTTGATTTCAGACAGGACTTTTTTGGTAAATCAACCAACTTGACGGTGAGCGGTCAGCTGGAAGGTGAGCTGGGTGCCATGTCGCTGGGTAAGATTTACACGTTCGGGCCTACCTTCCGGGCGGAGAATTCAAATACCACGCGCCATTTGTCGGAATTCTGGATGATCGAGCCGGAAGTTGCTTTCAATGATTTGGAAGATAACATGGATTTGGCGGAGGATTTTTTGAAATACCTGATCCGTTATGCTTTGGAGCATTGCATGGACGATTTGTTGTTCTTGAGCAAGCGTTTGCAGGAAGAGGAGAAGGATAAGAAAGCCGAGGAACGTTCCATGGAGTTGATCGAGAAGTTGCAATTCGTGTTGAACCATGAATTTGAACGGGTTACTTACACGGAGGCTATCGAGATTTTGAAAAACAGCAAGCAAAATAAGAACGGTAAGTTCCAGTATCCGGTGACAGGTTGGGGTGTGGATTTACAGAGTGAGCACGAGCGTTACTTGGTAGAGAAACATTTCAAGAAACCGGTGATTTTGACGGGTTACCCGAAGGAAATCAAGGCTTTCTACATGAAACAGAACCCGGACGGAAAGACGGTTGCCGCGATGGACGTGCTTTTTCCGCAAATCGGCGAGATTATCGGGGGGTCACAGCGTGAGGAAGACTATAACAAGCTGGTGACCCGTATGCAGGAGGTTGGGATTCCGGTTTCCGCGATGTCTTGGTATCTGGACACGAGAAGGTTCGGTTCCGCGGAGCATAGCGGATTCGGACTTGGGTTTGAACGTTTGTTGTTGTTCGTGACCGGAATGGGGAATATACGTGACGTGATCCCGTTCCCGCGGACACCGAAGAATGCCGAGTTTTAA
- a CDS encoding SPOR domain-containing protein, translated as MKTILLFTLVILAVAISGCQDKKKVRNTNTQKEAVKVETKAVLIKDTIQVTETKTVTETTVVKEAPEYLLVGGCFRIKDNADRMYDKLHKEGYANAIIMPYSRDLYLVAYEGYKTEKEAIAAVRKIHKIPGKEETWIYQIK; from the coding sequence ATGAAAACGATTCTACTATTTACACTTGTCATCCTAGCGGTTGCAATCTCCGGATGTCAAGACAAAAAGAAGGTAAGAAACACGAATACGCAAAAAGAAGCGGTTAAAGTAGAGACCAAGGCTGTCCTTATAAAAGACACCATCCAAGTAACGGAAACAAAAACGGTAACCGAGACCACCGTGGTAAAAGAAGCCCCGGAATATCTCCTTGTCGGCGGCTGTTTCCGCATCAAAGATAATGCAGACCGCATGTACGACAAGCTACACAAGGAAGGTTACGCAAACGCCATAATCATGCCTTATAGCAGGGATCTTTACCTCGTGGCTTACGAAGGGTACAAGACCGAGAAAGAGGCTATCGCTGCCGTGAGAAAAATTCACAAAATCCCCGGTAAAGAAGAGACCTGGATTTATCAAATAAAATAA
- the rpoN gene encoding RNA polymerase factor sigma-54 encodes MLKQNLQQKLGLKINPLQIQLIKLLELPTYQLEQRIKEELESNPLLEEGEEKPEPEVDIKEDGDEVDYDENSQEEDNYESSEDEFSLDDYISDEDDIPDYKLTASNASKDDDAREFVLSGGISFRENLVEQLGTQHLGEMDRKICEYIIGNIDDDGYLRRDVENIVDDLAFGAGIEVDDEKIESLLRVVQRFDPAGVGARDLRECLLLQVKRRLAETSTPALINARIILESYFEEFSKKHYEKISKRMRISDEELKEAVDEILKLNPKPGGQISDSSVPGAEKIIPDFNLDIVDGELQLSLNTGDIPELRLNKSYVNMLEDYQKNSNSREKKDVVSFVKYKLSSARSFIDAVQQRNNTLMLTMTAIVQFQKPFFQTGDESKLKPMILRDIADITGLDVSTISRVSNSKYIQTWFGIYSLKQFFSGSMPTSSGEEVSTGELKNVLKEIVDGEDKRKPYTDDELVELMNKKGYQIARRTIAKYRQLLDIPVARLRREV; translated from the coding sequence ATGCTCAAGCAAAATTTACAACAGAAATTAGGATTGAAAATCAATCCGTTGCAGATACAGCTGATCAAGCTGCTTGAGCTTCCTACCTATCAACTTGAACAGAGGATTAAGGAGGAGTTGGAGTCAAACCCGCTTTTGGAAGAGGGGGAGGAGAAACCAGAGCCGGAGGTTGATATTAAGGAGGACGGGGATGAGGTGGATTATGATGAGAATTCGCAGGAAGAAGATAATTACGAATCTTCGGAGGATGAGTTTTCTTTAGATGATTATATCAGTGATGAGGATGATATTCCGGACTATAAGTTGACAGCATCGAATGCCTCGAAGGATGATGATGCACGGGAGTTCGTGCTTTCCGGGGGGATTTCTTTTCGGGAGAATCTGGTGGAACAGTTGGGGACGCAGCACTTGGGAGAGATGGATCGTAAGATCTGCGAGTATATCATTGGTAATATAGATGATGATGGTTATCTGCGTCGGGACGTGGAGAATATCGTGGATGATCTCGCTTTTGGGGCGGGGATCGAGGTGGACGATGAGAAGATTGAATCTTTGTTGCGTGTCGTGCAGCGTTTCGATCCGGCAGGAGTGGGGGCGAGAGATTTGAGGGAGTGTCTGTTGCTGCAGGTGAAACGACGTTTGGCGGAGACTTCCACGCCGGCTTTGATCAATGCCCGGATTATATTGGAGAGTTATTTCGAGGAGTTCTCGAAGAAACATTACGAGAAGATTTCCAAACGGATGAGGATTTCGGATGAGGAGTTGAAAGAGGCGGTGGACGAAATTTTGAAATTGAATCCCAAGCCGGGCGGACAGATTTCCGATTCTTCGGTTCCGGGAGCCGAGAAGATTATTCCTGATTTTAACCTGGATATTGTTGACGGGGAGTTACAGTTGAGCTTGAACACGGGGGATATTCCCGAGTTGAGGTTGAACAAATCATACGTCAATATGTTGGAGGATTACCAGAAGAATTCGAATTCCCGAGAGAAGAAAGATGTGGTGTCTTTCGTGAAATATAAGCTGAGTTCTGCCCGTTCGTTTATTGATGCCGTGCAACAGCGAAATAACACGCTGATGTTGACAATGACGGCTATCGTGCAGTTCCAGAAGCCATTTTTCCAGACGGGGGACGAGAGCAAGTTGAAACCGATGATTCTTCGGGATATTGCTGATATTACGGGATTGGATGTTTCTACTATTTCGAGGGTTTCTAATTCTAAGTATATACAGACTTGGTTCGGGATCTACTCTTTAAAACAATTCTTTTCGGGAAGTATGCCGACAAGTAGTGGAGAGGAAGTTAGCACGGGCGAGTTGAAGAATGTGTTGAAGGAAATCGTGGACGGCGAGGATAAACGCAAACCTTACACAGATGATGAGTTGGTGGAATTAATGAATAAAAAAGGTTATCAGATTGCCCGCCGGACGATTGCAAAGTATCGTCAGTTGCTGGATATTCCGGTGGCCCGACTTCGTAGGGAAGTTTAG
- the mutS gene encoding DNA mismatch repair protein MutS, translated as MATKSEEQTPLMQQYYSAKAKYPDAILLYRMGDFYETFGEDAILTSKILGITLTKRSHGSPGDVELAGFPHHAIDTYLPKLVRAGQRVAICEQLEDPKKTKKLVKRGVIELVTPGVSYNENTIDNKNNVFLAAVYFTKTKAGLSLLDLSTGEFLTTEGSPATMDKILNSFQPKEVLYPKGSEARFNELFGTKYYTYPIEEWFFETGSAADRLKKHFEVSSLKGFGIDKMDCGISAAGAVLYYLDMTKHELVGHITSISRIDESTCVLLDRFTLRNLEILDTLHEGGRSLADIIDRTITPMGARALRRWLCMPLKKPADINERLDIVECFVHHETERLELEQILRTIGDLERLASKIAVGRISPREMVQLKIALQAIKPLKEQCLSTGNEVLTKWTQQLDDCEALSQRIDHEIREDAPSMLNKGNVIAPGVNTELDELREISSHGKELLLKMQQREIENTGIPTLKISFNNVFGYYIEVTKTHVNKVPDTWIRKQTLVNAERYITPELKEYEEKILGAEDRIQELESDIYNTLLAAAASYIKPIQLDARVISYIDTLISFANIAITNNYHRPEINESFVIDIKGGRHPVIERQLPPGENYIDNDLYLDNDKQQIIIITGPNMAGKSALLRQTALIVIMAQAGCFVPAISAKIGYVDKVFTRVGASDNISLGESTFMVEMNEAANILNNISDRSLVLFDELGRGTSTYDGISIAWAIVEFLHENPKSRAKTLFATHYHELNEMERTYSKIKNFNVSVKEVNNKVVFLRKLIKGGSNHSFGIQVGKMAGLPQSVIKRSSEILKQLENDRNSSGAIQKNVAKIGNEREGIQLSFFQLEDPVLLQIRDEIAGLDINSLTPLEALNKLNEIKKITGI; from the coding sequence GAAACCTTCGGCGAAGATGCCATCTTAACTTCTAAGATATTAGGGATCACGCTTACCAAACGTTCCCACGGCTCTCCCGGGGACGTGGAACTTGCCGGCTTCCCCCATCATGCCATCGACACGTATCTGCCCAAACTGGTGCGAGCCGGACAACGAGTTGCCATCTGTGAACAACTGGAAGACCCGAAAAAGACCAAGAAACTGGTAAAAAGAGGGGTTATCGAACTCGTCACCCCCGGTGTTTCCTATAACGAAAACACCATCGACAACAAAAACAACGTCTTTCTGGCTGCCGTGTATTTCACGAAAACCAAAGCCGGGCTATCCCTTTTAGACCTTTCCACGGGAGAATTCCTAACCACAGAAGGAAGTCCCGCCACCATGGATAAGATATTAAACAGTTTCCAACCCAAGGAAGTTCTATACCCTAAAGGCTCGGAAGCCCGGTTTAACGAACTCTTCGGGACAAAATACTACACTTACCCGATTGAAGAATGGTTCTTTGAAACAGGGTCCGCCGCAGATCGCCTCAAAAAGCATTTCGAAGTATCGTCATTAAAAGGATTCGGAATTGATAAAATGGACTGCGGCATTTCCGCCGCGGGAGCCGTTTTGTACTACCTCGACATGACAAAACACGAGCTTGTAGGACACATCACCTCGATCTCCCGTATCGACGAATCGACCTGTGTCCTACTGGATCGCTTCACGCTACGTAACCTTGAAATCTTGGATACCCTTCACGAGGGAGGACGCTCCTTGGCAGACATCATCGACCGCACCATCACCCCGATGGGCGCACGCGCTTTGCGTCGCTGGCTGTGTATGCCCTTGAAGAAACCGGCAGACATAAATGAACGCTTGGACATCGTGGAATGTTTCGTGCATCACGAAACGGAACGTTTGGAACTGGAACAAATTCTCCGCACCATTGGAGACCTAGAACGCCTTGCTTCCAAGATCGCCGTCGGCCGTATCTCTCCGAGAGAAATGGTTCAACTAAAAATTGCGTTACAAGCCATCAAACCGTTGAAAGAACAATGCTTATCTACCGGCAACGAAGTTCTTACCAAATGGACGCAACAACTGGATGATTGCGAGGCATTAAGCCAAAGAATAGACCACGAGATCAGGGAAGATGCCCCCTCGATGCTTAACAAAGGGAATGTCATCGCCCCCGGAGTTAACACTGAACTGGATGAATTACGGGAAATCTCTTCTCACGGGAAAGAACTTCTACTAAAGATGCAACAACGTGAAATAGAGAATACAGGAATACCTACATTGAAGATCAGCTTTAACAATGTTTTCGGCTACTACATCGAGGTGACCAAAACTCACGTGAACAAGGTTCCCGACACATGGATTCGTAAACAAACCCTTGTCAACGCGGAACGTTACATCACTCCCGAACTAAAAGAATACGAGGAAAAGATTCTCGGTGCCGAAGACCGGATTCAAGAATTGGAAAGCGATATATACAACACTTTACTGGCAGCAGCAGCCTCCTATATCAAACCGATACAGCTGGATGCCCGCGTCATCTCCTACATCGACACCTTGATCTCGTTTGCCAACATAGCAATCACAAATAATTACCATCGACCGGAGATCAACGAATCCTTCGTGATCGACATAAAAGGGGGACGTCACCCGGTCATTGAACGCCAATTACCTCCGGGAGAAAACTATATCGACAATGATCTCTATCTCGATAACGACAAGCAACAAATCATCATTATCACGGGGCCCAACATGGCGGGTAAATCAGCGCTTTTACGCCAAACCGCACTCATCGTGATCATGGCACAGGCCGGATGTTTTGTTCCCGCCATATCGGCAAAGATCGGGTATGTTGACAAGGTTTTCACCCGCGTGGGGGCATCCGACAACATCTCTTTGGGGGAATCCACCTTCATGGTCGAGATGAACGAGGCTGCCAACATCTTGAACAACATTTCCGACCGAAGCCTTGTACTATTCGATGAGCTTGGACGAGGAACCTCCACGTATGACGGTATTTCCATCGCTTGGGCCATTGTCGAGTTTTTACACGAAAATCCGAAAAGCAGAGCAAAGACCCTCTTCGCTACCCACTACCACGAACTGAACGAAATGGAACGCACCTACTCGAAAATCAAGAATTTCAACGTGTCGGTAAAAGAGGTGAACAACAAAGTCGTGTTCCTTCGAAAACTGATAAAAGGAGGTTCCAACCACTCGTTCGGTATACAGGTCGGTAAAATGGCAGGCTTGCCGCAATCTGTCATCAAGCGTTCATCAGAGATATTAAAACAACTCGAAAACGACCGTAATTCAAGTGGTGCGATACAAAAGAATGTCGCTAAAATAGGAAACGAAAGAGAAGGCATTCAACTCAGTTTCTTCCAACTAGAAGACCCCGTGTTATTACAAATTCGAGATGAAATAGCCGGACTGGACATCAACAGCCTGACCCCGCTTGAAGCCTTGAACAAACTGAATGAGATAAAAAAGATAACGGGAATATAA